From the Anopheles merus strain MAF unplaced genomic scaffold, AmerM5.1 LNR4000037, whole genome shotgun sequence genome, one window contains:
- the LOC121601196 gene encoding Bardet-Biedl syndrome 2 protein-like translates to MLTLHNVADEEMNALLTQKQKLLLELKHYENNIKYNKEILSNTSESNLVQSVPDNVGIIPSNTRLQIGISTSYDSNDMNIDITVSTNNSTTIRGVLIFADQLFKEESLIAHLTKDVSRILIPLKTLKDNAQDIHIKAFVGYPSSVQFHVFELTRQLPKFAMYTIPHNLTGSPKSVYEVKII, encoded by the coding sequence ATGCTAACGCTGCACAACGTTGCCGATGAGGAAATGAACGCTCTGCTGACTCAGAAGCAGAaactgctgctcgagctgaagCACTACGAAAACAACATCAAGTACAACAAGGAAATCCTGAGCAACACGAGCGAAAGCAATCTGGTGCAGAGTGTGCCGGACAACGTCGGCATCATACCGTCCAACACGCGGCTACAGATCGGCATTTCCACCAGCTACGATAGCAACGATATGAACATCGACATCACCGTGTCGACCAACAACTCGACCACGATCCGTGGCGTGTTGATCTTTGCCGATCAGCTGTTCAAGGAGGAATCGCTGATCGCGCACCTGACGAAGGACGTTTCGCGCATACTGATACCGCTCAAGACGCTCAAGGACAATGCGCAGGACATTCACATCAAAGCGTTCGTCGGCTACCCGAGCAGTGTGCAGTTTCACGTGTTTGAACTGACCCGTCAGCTGCCCAAGTTTGCGATGTACACCATACCGCACAATCTGACCGGGTCACCGAAGAGTGTGT
- the LOC121601197 gene encoding Bardet-Biedl syndrome 2 protein homolog, with amino-acid sequence MDISTKPVFSFSLNYKVFEKLVTCGKYDGIHSCLTMVTTADKILIHTPHKRYGLQNSKLSISEIKNDIALLNMNFPIRAIVAGRLKKDDERDVLVIGSPSHVLAYHVDENCNMFQRDFHEGVRSAVIGGYANQPGNTLIVGGNGTYMGQCFAFQCIF; translated from the exons ATGGACATATCCACCAAACCCGTATTTTCGTTCTCCCTCAACTACAAAGTGTTCGAAAAGCTGGTGACCTGCGGGAAGTACGACGGGATCCATTCCTGTTTGACCATGGTCACAACGGCGGACAAG ATTCTAATCCACACGCCCCACAAACGCTACGGGCTGCAAAACTCGAAGCTCTCGATTTCGGAAATCAAAAATGACATCGCACTGCTTAACATGAACTTTCCGATACGGGCGATCGTGGCCGGGCGGCTGAAGAAGGACGACGAACGCGACGTGCTGGTGATTGGAAGTCCTTCGCATGTGCTAG CGTACCATGTGGATGAAAATTGTAACATGTTTCAGAGAGATTTCCACGAGGGCGTACGGTCTGCCGTGATCGGTGGCTACGCAAACCAACCGGGCAATACGCTGATCGTTGGCGGCAATGGTACGTATATGGGGCaatgttttgcatttcaatGTATATTTTAA